A window of the Henckelia pumila isolate YLH828 chromosome 3, ASM3356847v2, whole genome shotgun sequence genome harbors these coding sequences:
- the LOC140889412 gene encoding uncharacterized protein encodes MVKPGSTVPERIRESTRFYPYFKDCIEAIDGTHILVTVSWRDANSYRNRHGIISQNILAACNFDLEFIYVLSGWEGSAHDSHVLTDALSRNNGLKVPQDNEAPSSSSEQIHEDNFDQLLDTQEQQRANANAWRDAIVNQMWIDVDQASSLAQI; translated from the exons ATGGTAAAGCCTGGATCTACAGTGCCAGAACGAATAAGAGAGAGCACAAGATTTTACCCTTACTTCAAA GATTGCATTGAAGCTATTGATGGTACTCATATCCTCGTGACAGTGTCTTGGCGTGATGCTAACAGTTACCGCAATCGTCATGGAataatttctcaaaatattttagcaGCGTGTAACTTCGATTTAGAATTCATATATGTACTCAGTGGGTGGGAGGGATCTGCACATGATTCACACGTGTTGACAGATGCTTTATCAAGAAATAATGGACTCAAAGTGCCACAAG ATAATGAAGCTCCATCATCTTCATCAGAACAAATTCATGAAGACAACTTTGATCAATTACTTGATACTCAAGAACAACAACGAGCAAATGCTAATGCATGGAGGGATGCTATAGTCAATCAAATGTGGATCGACGTTGATCAA